One Mycolicibacterium doricum genomic window, CTTCACTTTGTGGATCGCCGGCACCCCCGCGGTGACACGCACCCTGACGGTGGAGTACCTGCGGCCGGTGCGGCTGCATCAGCCCCACCGGATTACTGCCCACATCACTTCTCGTGAAGGACGGGCGCTGCATGTCACGGCGACAGGCACGGGTGAGGGTGGAGTCGCCCACTTCACCGCCAGTGCGGTGTTCATCGAGGTCAGTCCGGAGCACTTCGCCGCACACGGCGATGTCAGCGCTTTCGGCGATCTTATGGAGCAGTTCTCGCCCCGCGGCGGCCTTGACGACGGACCATCATGACGCTCCCCATGCTGACAGCGACGGCGGGAATCCGACCAGTCGTGGCTGAGGACGGGGCGACGTCGGCGGCAGTGTCGGAATGGGCAGTGTCGGAATCAGGTGTCGGTGTGGACGGAAGGGTCGGACCGCCCTCGCGACATCGAGGCCGGTGAGCATTCCCGGATGATGCTGTGGAGGTTCTGCTGCACGCGTTCCGGGGCGATGCCGACCGACGGTGAGTACAGCATGATGTGGTCGAGGACGCCTTCGTAGCGTCTCAGCTGTTCTCGGACTTGGTCTGCCGACCCGGCGACGCCCATGGTGTCGATCATCTCGTCGGACACCGCGGCGAACATCCCCGGGAAATCACGTCGGGCGAATGCTTCCCGGATGGCTCGGCCCTCCGTGGCGAAGCCGTTCACGTCCAGTACCGTCTCGTAGGATTTGACCGAGGAGTAGAACGCAATCTGCTGGCCCAGTTCGCGTCTGGCGACCTCGGCGTCGTCGTGGATGGAGCACATGACCATGGAGATGACTTCGACCCCAATGGGGTCACGGCCCGTGCGCGTCGCGCCCCTGGCGATGGCGGGCCGGACGACCTCCTCGACGTAGGTGGTGGTGAATAGGGGATGTCCGGCCAGCCCGTCAGCCACCCGCCCGGCCGCCTCGCACATTCGGGGGCGGACACCGGCGGTGATGATCGGGATCGGTCGGCTGAGGGGTTGCACGTCGCCGGTCGGAATGAGGTTCATGGTGTAGAAGCGGCCCTCGTGATGGACCGGGCCTTCATGCAGGTTCCAGATCCGTCGCAGCAGCGTCACGAGTTCTTCCATCCGCAACGCGGGTGCGGAGGTGTCGAGCACGCCGTGCCAGTCGCTCATCATCCGTTTGGTGCCGTTGCCGAGGCCCAACACCAGTCGCCCATTGGAGAGTTCATCGAGGTCGCGCGCCTAGGTGGCCAGCACCAAGGGGCTTCGGCCGACGCCGTAGAGAATCGAGGAACCGATCCGGCAGTCCTGTGTGCT contains:
- a CDS encoding PaaI family thioesterase, which produces MPESVLPPERLPSHTTTCMGCGPDNPHGLQLVVHRSGDAVYTDVTFDERHSGAPGLAHGGAVAAACDDVLGFTLWIAGTPAVTRTLTVEYLRPVRLHQPHRITAHITSREGRALHVTATGTGEGGVAHFTASAVFIEVSPEHFAAHGDVSAFGDLMEQFSPRGGLDDGPS